A single genomic interval of Alistipes provencensis harbors:
- a CDS encoding RagB/SusD family nutrient uptake outer membrane protein — translation MKKLIYILTAAALVQAACTNLDERVYDQLTADDYFDNFTEEDIPAALGSVYSDLRTLYAGDNVHTEGCWLYTNEETGDGWVTPSRGGSWYDGGIYQRLNNHTWKIDDAHVLGNWRKAYAAINTCNRLMYEFGSADIKPESKEKLMAELHVARAFWYYVLCDMYGNVPLVTKYDVPKGWLPETAPRKDIFEFVVKEIKDNRGLLTEKGYGRWDYYAATMLLAKVYLNAEVWVGESYWQEVVDLCDEIIDSKKYSLDSDYKQIFVTENQNSPEIILAGCNDEIYDAALPFRIHLWTHHWNYRYHHDTETFFWGGCCATPDLANSYDPADTRFEDSWAEGPLYDNTGELTGVPGSPIMCDPKDPKDQGLPLVYTRNIPIYNPGKPESMTGEGAGVRMSKYEIKKKAKNLLSNDFVIFRYADVLFMKAEALWRQNGKTADGTIAGLINDVRRRAFADFTSAKMLQASQLDDERFLQEYAWEFCQEGHRRQQLIRFGVFTTKKWFQHEGTGEDAHLNVFPIPRDELLANDKLRQNEGYPRL, via the coding sequence ATGAAAAAACTGATTTACATACTGACGGCGGCGGCTCTCGTGCAGGCAGCCTGCACCAATCTCGACGAGCGCGTCTACGACCAGCTTACCGCCGACGATTACTTCGACAACTTCACCGAAGAGGACATTCCCGCGGCGCTGGGCTCGGTATACTCCGACCTGAGGACGCTCTATGCCGGCGACAACGTCCATACCGAGGGCTGCTGGCTCTACACCAACGAGGAGACCGGCGACGGCTGGGTGACCCCGAGCCGCGGCGGTTCGTGGTACGACGGCGGCATCTACCAGCGTCTGAACAACCACACATGGAAGATCGACGACGCCCATGTGCTGGGTAACTGGCGCAAGGCCTACGCGGCCATCAACACCTGCAACCGCCTGATGTACGAGTTCGGGAGCGCCGATATCAAGCCCGAAAGCAAGGAGAAACTGATGGCCGAACTGCATGTGGCGCGCGCCTTCTGGTATTATGTGCTCTGCGACATGTACGGCAACGTGCCCTTGGTGACCAAATACGACGTTCCGAAAGGCTGGCTCCCGGAGACCGCTCCGCGCAAGGATATTTTCGAGTTCGTGGTAAAGGAGATCAAGGACAACCGCGGCCTGCTGACCGAGAAGGGTTACGGACGCTGGGACTACTATGCCGCCACGATGCTGCTGGCCAAAGTCTACCTCAATGCCGAGGTATGGGTGGGCGAGAGCTACTGGCAGGAGGTCGTGGATCTCTGCGACGAGATCATCGATTCGAAAAAGTATTCGCTCGACAGCGACTACAAGCAGATATTCGTCACCGAGAACCAGAATTCGCCCGAGATCATCCTCGCGGGCTGCAACGACGAGATTTACGACGCGGCGCTGCCGTTCCGCATCCATCTCTGGACCCACCACTGGAATTACCGCTACCACCACGACACCGAGACCTTCTTCTGGGGCGGCTGCTGCGCCACGCCCGATCTGGCGAACAGCTACGATCCGGCCGACACCCGTTTCGAGGATTCGTGGGCCGAGGGTCCGCTCTACGACAACACGGGCGAGCTGACCGGCGTACCGGGTTCGCCGATCATGTGTGATCCCAAAGACCCGAAAGATCAGGGCCTGCCGCTGGTCTACACGCGCAACATCCCGATCTACAACCCCGGCAAACCCGAATCGATGACGGGCGAGGGCGCCGGTGTGCGGATGAGCAAATACGAGATCAAGAAGAAGGCCAAGAACCTGCTGAGCAACGATTTCGTCATCTTCCGCTATGCCGACGTGCTCTTCATGAAGGCCGAGGCCCTGTGGCGCCAGAACGGCAAGACGGCCGACGGAACCATCGCAGGGCTGATAAACGACGTGCGCCGCCGCGCCTTCGCGGACTTCACGTCGGCCAAGATGCTGCAGGCGTCGCAGTTGGACGACGAGCGTTTCCTGCAGGAATATGCTTGGGAGTTCTGTCAGGAGGGACACCGCCGCCAGCAGTTGATCCGCTTCGGGGTCTTCACGACCAAAAAGTGGTTCCAGCACGAGGGCACGGGCGAAGACGCCCACCTGAACGTCTTCCCGATCCCGCGCGACGAGCTGCTCGCCAACGACAAACTCCGGCAGAACGAAGGATATCCGAGATTGTAA
- a CDS encoding DUF6769 family protein, with protein sequence MRRNWSILFLITAVFMLLTTSVTPHHHHDDHICFAAAEREQGTGETPGNASDEASCPLNTRAALAEKAAQQTVWQQLIAIPVTTLPVVPTDDTAPSERLYAPFAVRVPLVLLTRDNPLRAPPVA encoded by the coding sequence ATGAGACGGAACTGGTCCATATTATTCCTGATAACAGCGGTATTCATGCTGCTGACGACCTCCGTCACGCCTCATCACCATCACGACGACCACATCTGTTTCGCAGCGGCCGAGCGGGAGCAGGGCACCGGAGAGACACCGGGCAATGCCTCCGACGAAGCCTCCTGTCCGCTCAATACCCGGGCGGCGCTGGCCGAGAAAGCCGCGCAGCAAACCGTCTGGCAGCAACTGATCGCAATCCCCGTCACTACGTTGCCGGTCGTTCCGACCGACGACACTGCGCCGTCCGAACGGCTTTATGCTCCCTTTGCTGTGCGGGTTCCGCTCGTACTGCTCACCCGCGACAATCCGTTGCGGGCGCCGCCCGTCGCCTGA
- a CDS encoding efflux RND transporter periplasmic adaptor subunit: MKRFFMLPAVVALTLLAGACASGSKTDDHDHEAEEHAEGHAPGEIHFSPEQAEAAGLETETIAPGSFSGVIRTSGQIMPASGDEQTVVAPTGGVLTFASGDVAPGMRLAQGQSFASISARQLADGDPVVRARVAYETAKKEFERAQSLVKDKIISEKNFEQARLNYENAKTAYDAYAGQTGAKGLSVNSPIGGHLKQLLVANGEYVTVGQPIAVVSQNRKLQLRAEVPESYFNRLAGVRSANFRPSYEEKVYSLGELSGRLVSYGRTPDGESFYLPVVFEFSNTGNFIAGSFAEIWLLERGRDGVISVPTTALTEEQGIYFVYVKLDEEGYKKQEVRIGADDGLRTEILSGLKAGDEVVTRGAYQVKLASVSGAIPGHTHNH, from the coding sequence ATGAAACGTTTTTTCATGCTGCCGGCCGTCGTCGCACTGACGCTCTTGGCCGGGGCCTGCGCATCGGGCAGTAAAACCGACGACCACGATCACGAAGCCGAAGAACATGCCGAAGGGCACGCTCCCGGAGAGATACATTTCTCGCCCGAGCAGGCCGAAGCCGCCGGGCTCGAAACCGAAACCATCGCACCGGGCAGTTTCTCGGGCGTCATCCGCACGAGCGGCCAGATCATGCCGGCATCGGGCGACGAGCAGACCGTCGTGGCCCCGACCGGCGGCGTCCTGACATTCGCGTCGGGCGATGTCGCTCCCGGCATGCGTCTGGCGCAGGGGCAGTCGTTCGCCTCGATCTCGGCCCGGCAACTGGCCGACGGCGATCCCGTCGTCAGGGCCCGCGTCGCCTACGAGACCGCCAAGAAGGAGTTCGAACGGGCGCAGTCGCTCGTGAAGGACAAGATCATCTCGGAGAAGAACTTCGAGCAGGCACGGCTCAATTATGAGAACGCCAAAACCGCCTACGACGCCTATGCCGGGCAGACGGGGGCAAAAGGCCTGTCGGTAAACTCGCCGATCGGCGGCCATCTCAAACAACTGCTGGTCGCCAACGGCGAGTATGTCACCGTCGGACAGCCCATTGCCGTCGTGTCGCAGAACCGGAAGCTCCAGCTCCGGGCCGAAGTCCCGGAGAGTTACTTCAACCGGCTGGCAGGGGTCCGCTCGGCCAACTTCCGCCCCTCATATGAGGAAAAGGTTTACAGTCTGGGCGAACTCAGCGGCCGCCTCGTATCCTACGGCCGCACGCCCGACGGGGAGTCGTTCTATCTGCCCGTAGTCTTCGAGTTCAGCAACACGGGCAACTTCATCGCCGGTTCCTTTGCCGAAATATGGCTGCTGGAAAGGGGCCGCGACGGGGTGATCTCCGTGCCCACGACGGCGCTCACCGAGGAGCAGGGCATCTATTTCGTCTATGTGAAACTCGACGAGGAAGGTTACAAAAAGCAGGAGGTGCGCATCGGCGCCGACGACGGCCTGCGCACGGAGATACTCTCGGGTCTCAAGGCGGGCGACGAGGTCGTGACCCGCGGCGCCTATCAGGTGAAGCTGGCGTCGGTGTCGGGAGCCATTCCGGGCCATACGCACAACCATTAA
- a CDS encoding efflux RND transporter permease subunit → MLNKIIKFSLTNRLFVLVGAVLLLVGGIYTTARMEVDVFPDLNAPTVVVMTEAKGMAPEEVERLVTFPVETAVNGATDVRRVRSSSTTGFSVVWVEFDWGTDIYRARQIVSEKLAVVGESLPATAGNPTLGPQSSILGEVMILGLTADSTSMQDLRTLADWTIRPRLLSMGGVAQVTVLGGDIKEYQILLSPDKMRHYGVGLDEVMAAANEMNTNATGGILYEYGNEYIIRGILSTDRVGELGKTVVKRVGNVPVTLGDIAEIKVGAKAPKLGTASHRAEDAVLMTVTKQPATSTLDLTEKLDAAVADLQPSLPADVRIATDIFRQQRFIDSSIDNIRKSLYEGGVFVVIVLFLFLMNVRTTLISLVTIPLSLLVSILTLKFMGLTINTMSIGGMAIAIGSLVDDAIVDVENVYKRLRENRRLPESERRPTLQVVFNASREVRMPILNSTFIIVVSFVPLFFLTGMEGRMLRPLGIAFITALFASTLVALTLTPVLCSYLLGRDRRERLDRDPFVVRHLQRWYRAALEWTLHRKRLVLGSLGVLLVIALGLFFSLGRSFLPAFNEGSFTINVSTLPGISLEESDAIGRRTEELLLSVPEIQTVARKTGRAELDEHALGVNTSEIEAPFELGKRSKDEVLAEIRAKLKTLPGVNVEIGQPISHRIDAMLSGTQANIAIKLFGTDLNRMFSIGNSIKAAIGGVEGIADLNVEQQIERPQLQIVPRREMLAKYGVTPAQFAEMVDVYLAGATVSQVYEGNRSFDLTVKVDDASRRTMDDIRNLTVDAAGAKIPFSEIAEIRSAAGPNTINRENVSRKIVISANVAGRDLQGVVDDIRRIVGEKITLPEGYRIEYGGQFESAQAASRTLLITSIMSIAVIFLLLFAQFRDLTQSAVVLLNLPLALIGGVFALFFTDGIVSIPAIIGFISLFGIATRNGMLLIDRYNELRREGLPLREAVLHGSLDRLNPILMTALTSALALIPLALGGELPGNEIQSPMAKVMLGGLLTSTLLNGFIIPTMYMLTSRKGPETPGSASAKTVLIEE, encoded by the coding sequence ATGCTGAACAAAATCATAAAATTCTCGCTGACGAACCGACTGTTCGTCCTCGTCGGGGCCGTCCTGCTGTTGGTGGGCGGCATCTACACCACGGCCCGCATGGAGGTGGACGTGTTTCCCGACCTGAACGCCCCAACCGTCGTGGTGATGACCGAAGCCAAAGGCATGGCCCCCGAGGAGGTCGAGCGGCTGGTGACCTTCCCGGTCGAGACGGCCGTGAACGGCGCCACCGACGTGCGGCGCGTGCGTTCCTCCTCGACGACCGGATTCTCGGTCGTCTGGGTAGAGTTCGACTGGGGCACGGACATTTACCGCGCCCGGCAGATCGTCTCCGAAAAGCTGGCCGTAGTGGGGGAGTCGCTCCCGGCAACGGCGGGCAATCCCACGCTCGGACCGCAGTCGTCGATTCTGGGCGAAGTGATGATCCTCGGCCTCACGGCCGATTCGACCTCGATGCAGGACCTGCGCACGCTGGCCGACTGGACCATTCGTCCGCGGCTGCTGTCGATGGGCGGCGTGGCGCAGGTCACGGTGCTGGGCGGCGACATCAAGGAGTATCAGATCCTGCTCTCGCCCGACAAGATGCGCCACTACGGCGTCGGGCTCGACGAGGTGATGGCCGCCGCGAACGAAATGAACACCAACGCCACGGGCGGCATCCTCTATGAATACGGCAACGAATACATCATCCGCGGCATCCTCTCGACCGACCGGGTCGGGGAGTTGGGCAAAACCGTCGTCAAGCGTGTGGGCAATGTCCCCGTGACACTGGGCGACATCGCCGAGATCAAGGTCGGAGCCAAGGCGCCGAAACTCGGCACGGCATCGCACCGGGCCGAGGATGCCGTGCTGATGACCGTCACCAAGCAGCCCGCCACCTCGACGCTCGACCTGACGGAGAAACTCGACGCCGCGGTCGCCGACCTGCAGCCCTCGCTGCCGGCCGACGTCCGCATCGCCACGGACATCTTCCGCCAGCAGCGGTTCATCGACAGCTCGATCGACAACATCCGCAAATCGCTCTACGAGGGCGGCGTGTTCGTCGTCATCGTGCTGTTCCTCTTCCTGATGAACGTCCGCACGACGCTCATTTCGCTGGTCACCATCCCGCTGTCGCTGCTCGTGTCGATCCTGACACTGAAATTCATGGGCCTGACGATCAACACCATGAGCATCGGCGGTATGGCCATCGCCATCGGGTCGCTGGTCGACGACGCCATCGTCGACGTGGAGAACGTCTACAAACGTCTGCGCGAAAACCGCCGCCTGCCCGAATCCGAACGGCGCCCGACATTGCAGGTGGTCTTCAACGCTTCGCGCGAGGTGCGCATGCCGATTCTCAATTCGACGTTCATCATCGTCGTCAGCTTCGTGCCGCTCTTTTTCCTCACGGGCATGGAGGGACGCATGCTGCGGCCGCTGGGCATCGCCTTCATCACGGCGCTGTTCGCCTCGACGCTCGTGGCGCTGACGCTGACCCCCGTGCTGTGCAGCTACCTGCTGGGCCGCGACCGCCGCGAGCGGCTGGACCGCGATCCGTTCGTCGTGCGCCACCTCCAGCGGTGGTACCGGGCGGCGCTGGAGTGGACTTTGCACCGAAAACGCCTCGTGCTGGGGTCGCTGGGCGTGCTGTTAGTCATAGCTTTGGGGCTGTTCTTCTCGCTGGGACGCAGCTTCCTGCCGGCCTTCAACGAGGGTTCGTTCACCATCAACGTCAGCACGCTGCCGGGCATTTCGCTCGAGGAGTCCGACGCCATCGGACGCCGCACCGAGGAGCTGCTGCTCTCGGTTCCCGAAATCCAGACCGTGGCCCGCAAGACGGGCCGTGCCGAGCTGGACGAACACGCCTTGGGGGTGAACACCTCGGAGATCGAGGCGCCGTTCGAACTGGGCAAGCGTTCGAAAGACGAGGTGCTGGCCGAAATCCGCGCCAAGCTCAAGACCCTGCCGGGCGTGAATGTCGAGATCGGGCAGCCTATCTCGCACCGCATCGACGCCATGCTCTCCGGCACGCAGGCCAACATCGCCATCAAGCTCTTCGGCACGGACCTGAACCGCATGTTCTCGATCGGCAACAGCATCAAGGCCGCGATCGGGGGCGTGGAGGGTATCGCCGACCTCAATGTCGAACAGCAGATCGAACGGCCGCAGTTACAGATCGTGCCGCGCCGCGAAATGCTGGCCAAATACGGCGTGACACCCGCCCAGTTCGCCGAAATGGTCGACGTCTATCTGGCCGGGGCCACCGTGTCGCAGGTTTACGAGGGCAACCGCTCGTTCGACCTGACGGTGAAGGTCGACGACGCGAGCCGCCGCACGATGGACGACATCCGCAACCTGACGGTGGATGCCGCAGGGGCCAAGATTCCGTTCTCGGAGATCGCCGAGATACGTTCGGCGGCGGGTCCCAACACGATCAACCGCGAGAACGTATCGCGCAAGATCGTCATTTCGGCCAACGTCGCGGGACGCGACCTGCAGGGCGTCGTGGACGACATCCGCCGCATCGTCGGCGAGAAGATCACGCTCCCGGAGGGTTACCGCATCGAATACGGCGGGCAGTTCGAAAGCGCGCAGGCCGCATCGCGGACGCTGCTCATCACCTCGATCATGTCCATCGCCGTGATCTTCCTGCTGCTGTTCGCCCAGTTCCGCGACCTGACGCAGTCGGCCGTCGTGCTGCTGAACCTGCCGCTGGCGCTGATCGGAGGCGTCTTCGCGCTGTTCTTCACCGACGGCATCGTCAGCATCCCCGCCATCATCGGCTTCATCTCGCTGTTCGGAATCGCCACGCGCAACGGCATGCTGCTGATCGACCGTTACAACGAACTGCGCCGCGAGGGGCTTCCGCTCCGCGAGGCCGTACTGCACGGTTCGCTCGACCGGCTGAACCCGATCCTGATGACGGCGCTCACTTCGGCACTCGCTTTGATTCCGCTGGCTCTGGGCGGCGAACTGCCCGGCAACGAGATCCAAAGCCCCATGGCGAAGGTGATGCTGGGCGGACTGCTGACCTCGACGCTCCTGAACGGCTTCATCATCCCGACCATGTACATGCTGACGAGCCGGAAAGGACCCGAAACGCCGGGAAGCGCGTCGGCAAAAACCGTATTAATCGAAGAATAA
- a CDS encoding glycoside hydrolase family protein, whose protein sequence is MNILKYSFMLLSSVTLAMSACGNDEPLVRYEPIEPGPGPDPGEEYVVVCDFETSDLGFKTNDALEYSVVENPDKQGGNTSDHYGQVISGGGQWELIYSEELAAPFDFTKDGAKFTMKVCSPKVGGKIFFKLEGNGVNAQEITDVVSVSANRWETLTYDFTDRSLPDGKYNKIVLLFDAGETGSGEKWLFDDIFQMKGEGADPGPGPTPGEGQENYSDFETSDLEFQIAGSEDMKYEIVPNPVTDGNDSGHVGRVVTGSAQWELLYSKTLENPFAFSKYGAEFSVKVYAPKAGASIYLKLESSAGAEAKEITSVTSAEAGKWVTYTYDFASMNLPDYTYDRILLLFDAGVAAPGETWYFDDVTGPKGEKKAEPQPAQMIDFCNFEDVNMQFNINDSDLPMSFEVIENPHKTGINTSAHVGHVVSGGHQWELLWSNPISDPMVFSSSAVFTMKVWSPKANGKVYFKLEGNGATPQEITNVVVPNANEWTELTFDFSARNLPDGKYTQIILLFDAGETGSGEDWYFDDIKGPDNKAGTLMQRVGDGPVLTYGNDMPQWRCEHIANAAILTPAESPDGKWRMYIRGSGYNPYGFYHDQIGLFTQEVNDFKPAGPWTEYPSNPVIAHGEPGTCDELHLLDCAPCVGANGDVWFFYQAVRGTLDNKQGSLACRKSTDGGFSFSAGKMLRDGVGCSEAVYHGGKYYIYYGYGYDNGLMKIDCAVTSNPETLAGADIHTVLLPGGGPGNFDLKSVNGSRIFRLEGVDKWFMVYQGSDRHFDFPDRFHVAYSDDLLNWTKVQNTRPFFERGPAGRWDQGGIWFGEVFELDGMLYMYYEGWGCEGSVPDRDEPYFAGGHSSTGCASVSKEAFLKWCGLE, encoded by the coding sequence ATGAACATTCTTAAATACAGTTTTATGCTCCTCTCGTCCGTGACGCTGGCCATGAGCGCCTGCGGCAACGACGAACCACTGGTGCGGTATGAACCCATAGAACCCGGGCCGGGTCCCGACCCCGGCGAGGAGTATGTCGTCGTATGCGACTTCGAGACCTCGGACCTCGGATTCAAGACCAACGACGCGCTCGAATACAGCGTCGTCGAGAACCCCGACAAGCAGGGCGGCAATACGAGCGACCATTACGGTCAGGTGATCTCCGGAGGCGGCCAGTGGGAGCTTATTTACAGCGAAGAGCTGGCCGCACCGTTCGACTTCACGAAAGACGGAGCCAAATTCACCATGAAGGTCTGCTCGCCCAAGGTCGGCGGCAAGATATTCTTCAAGCTCGAGGGCAACGGCGTCAATGCACAGGAAATTACCGATGTGGTATCGGTCTCGGCCAACCGCTGGGAAACGCTGACCTATGATTTCACTGACCGCAGCCTGCCCGACGGCAAGTACAACAAGATCGTGCTGCTGTTCGACGCCGGAGAGACCGGTTCGGGCGAGAAATGGCTCTTCGACGACATCTTCCAGATGAAGGGAGAGGGTGCCGATCCCGGTCCCGGCCCGACGCCCGGCGAGGGACAGGAGAATTACAGCGATTTCGAGACCTCGGACCTCGAATTCCAGATCGCCGGCAGCGAAGACATGAAATACGAAATCGTCCCCAATCCGGTGACCGACGGCAACGACAGCGGCCATGTGGGACGTGTCGTCACGGGCAGCGCGCAGTGGGAGCTGCTTTACAGCAAGACCCTCGAAAATCCCTTCGCATTCAGCAAATACGGCGCGGAATTTTCGGTGAAGGTCTATGCGCCGAAAGCCGGGGCGTCGATCTACCTCAAACTCGAAAGTTCGGCGGGTGCCGAGGCCAAGGAGATCACCTCGGTGACTTCGGCCGAAGCCGGCAAGTGGGTGACCTACACCTATGATTTCGCGTCGATGAACCTGCCCGACTACACCTACGACCGCATCCTGCTGCTGTTCGACGCCGGAGTCGCGGCTCCGGGCGAGACGTGGTATTTCGACGATGTGACCGGTCCCAAGGGCGAGAAGAAAGCCGAGCCCCAGCCGGCGCAGATGATCGATTTCTGCAATTTCGAAGACGTGAACATGCAGTTCAACATCAACGATTCGGACCTGCCGATGAGTTTCGAGGTGATCGAAAATCCCCACAAGACGGGCATCAACACGAGCGCCCATGTAGGCCATGTGGTCTCCGGCGGCCATCAGTGGGAGCTGTTGTGGAGCAATCCGATCTCCGACCCGATGGTGTTCAGCAGCAGCGCGGTCTTCACGATGAAGGTCTGGTCGCCCAAGGCCAACGGCAAGGTTTACTTCAAACTCGAAGGTAACGGCGCCACCCCGCAGGAAATCACCAATGTCGTGGTGCCGAATGCCAACGAGTGGACCGAACTGACGTTCGATTTCTCGGCCCGCAACCTGCCCGACGGCAAGTACACCCAAATCATCCTGCTGTTCGACGCCGGGGAGACCGGATCGGGCGAGGACTGGTATTTCGACGACATCAAGGGTCCGGACAACAAGGCCGGAACGCTGATGCAGCGCGTCGGCGACGGCCCCGTGCTGACCTATGGGAACGACATGCCCCAATGGCGCTGCGAGCATATCGCCAATGCAGCCATCCTGACCCCCGCGGAATCACCGGACGGCAAGTGGCGCATGTACATCCGCGGCAGCGGCTACAACCCCTACGGATTCTACCACGACCAGATCGGCCTGTTCACGCAGGAGGTGAACGATTTCAAACCGGCGGGCCCGTGGACCGAATATCCCTCCAATCCGGTGATCGCCCACGGCGAGCCCGGGACGTGCGACGAACTGCACCTGCTCGACTGCGCCCCCTGCGTGGGAGCGAACGGCGACGTGTGGTTCTTCTATCAGGCCGTGCGCGGCACACTCGACAACAAACAGGGCTCGCTGGCCTGCCGCAAATCCACGGACGGAGGCTTCAGTTTCTCGGCCGGCAAGATGCTCCGCGACGGAGTGGGGTGCAGCGAGGCAGTCTACCACGGCGGAAAATACTACATCTATTACGGTTACGGCTATGACAACGGACTGATGAAGATCGACTGTGCCGTGACGAGCAACCCCGAAACGCTGGCCGGGGCCGATATACATACGGTGCTGCTGCCGGGCGGAGGACCCGGGAATTTCGACCTCAAGTCGGTCAACGGATCGCGTATATTCCGGCTCGAAGGCGTTGACAAATGGTTTATGGTCTATCAGGGCAGCGACCGTCATTTCGACTTCCCCGACCGTTTCCATGTCGCTTATTCCGATGACCTGCTCAACTGGACGAAGGTGCAGAACACCCGGCCGTTCTTCGAACGCGGTCCTGCCGGACGCTGGGATCAGGGCGGCATCTGGTTCGGCGAGGTCTTCGAACTCGACGGAATGCTCTACATGTATTACGAGGGCTGGGGCTGCGAGGGCAGCGTGCCCGACCGCGACGAACCCTATTTCGCCGGAGGACACTCCTCGACGGGCTGCGCCTCGGTCAGCAAGGAGGCGTTCCTGAAATGGTGCGGCCTCGAATAG